TAAAATTACCCCCAGACAAGACAATGTGTTTTTTCATTGTCCTATCTAGGGGTAGCATATCACTTTCCGAGTGCGGTCCTTTATCGATAAATAAAACGCTAAACGTCGTAGCCCTCCTTCGTACCCTCCATGTACTCCCTTTACTCCTGTTACCAGTCCGGTCTTCGTTTTAGAAATGAACCCCGTTTTCGTAGTACCGAAGCTCTTGCAATGGGATAAAGAATACATCGACTTGAGCGTGTCCGGCTAGGCGTATGTGGCGAGTGATTGCCTCGGCGGTACGGTCCTGTACGTCTTGGCCTCGTTCAAACCAATTGACTTGCACTAAGGGTGTTGCAGCTGTTCGCTGGCCGTCAAAATAATAGGTTGAAGCCGGCACTTCCAAGGTGAAGTAGTCTCGGGGACAGCCGACGATTTGTTCTAG
This sequence is a window from Anaeromusa acidaminophila DSM 3853. Protein-coding genes within it:
- a CDS encoding DUF1904 family protein; the protein is MPQLIFKGLPGKDVQAFSTALVDELEQIVGCPRDYFTLEVPASTYYFDGQRTAATPLVQVNWFERGQDVQDRTAEAITRHIRLAGHAQVDVFFIPLQELRYYENGVHF